The following nucleotide sequence is from Mesobacillus jeotgali.
GTGGTTGCCATCCCAAGCTTGTTTGCAATTGTAATTGCTCTGGTTGCTCTTTCAATTCTAGGGATCAATATTTTTGAAACTGCGAAGGACATTGGCGGAAAAATACCATTCATTTCTCAGTATGTGAGTGAAGAGAACCAGCCGTCCACCGATGAATTTGAAAAAAATATCATCAGCCTTGAAGCGGAAATTAAAGACCGAGAAGCAAAAATGGAACAACTTCAGTCGAAAATCGACAGTAAGGATACACAGCTGAAACGGATGGAACTGGAAAAAGCACAGCTGCAGGCACAAATAGAGGAATTGACTGCGATCCAGGAAGAAAACAAGCGAGCCTTCCGGGAAATCGTCAAAACGTATGAAACGATGTCAGCAAAGAGTGCGGCACCGATTATCTCCAATATGGAAACGAGCGAAGCGGTTAAGATTCTGACAAATATCAAGCCGGAGTCACTTGCAGCCATTATGGAGAAACTTCCAGCCGAAGAAGCAGCTAAATATACAGAATTACTGACGAACGAAACGAACGGTAATTAGTTGGTGTAACGAGACTTGAGAGGAGGTGAAAACATGGAAATAGGAGGTCTTGGGTTTTTTAATACCATTGCCGCGGGGAAGCAGCCAGTAGCCGATAAGACAGGAAAAGATGGAAGTTTTGCCGGGTTCATGTCAACAGTTTTATCAGGGAAAACTAATTCACCCGCCGCAACTGAAGCATCTAAAGATGGAGAAAAACTAGAGGAACTAGGTTCGCTGGCAGAACTCATTAACGTATCGGACCTTTTAGAGCTGGAAGATGGGATGAAGCTTCTGGATATGCTGAATTCAGATTCTGGAAGTCTATTAAATAAGGCGCTGTCACAGCTTGGGATCAATAATGAAGAATTGAAACTTTTTATCCAAAAGTGGTCCAGTGCTGATGGAGTGGAATTGACGAATGCCTCTGATGAAGAGCTGTTGGCTTCCATAGCGGCTTTATTAACAGGTATTGCTAATCAGCCTGCGGATGAACTAACGATGAAATTAGACCAAAGTGATGTACAAGCCTTAAAGGCACTGAAGCTGTATGAATTAATGTCCAGATATGCTGATGGTCAAAATTTTAAAAACTCTGATTCTATAAAGGAATCTCTGAAAAGTCTCGGTGAAGCTTTAAAGGACTTTTTAGGAACAAATAACAACAATTCAAATACCGATTATTTACAAAAACGATTTACCCAGTTAGCAGTCGACCTAAACCTTGCTTCAAAAAAATTATTCACAGAGGGAAATGGTTTTGCAGATCCCAGCTCCGGTTTGAAAACGGAAGGGGCACCAGGAACACTTGGTTTCCTTCCACAAATGACCAAAGCTGAACAGTTGATGTTAACGATGAACAGCCCAGAAAGGCCAGTTTCAGCTGAACAATTAATGAAACAGTTTGAATCAATCCTTTCAAAATCACATTTCATGAACAGTGGCGGAACACAGAAATTATTCATCAAGTTATTCCCTGAGCACCTGGGAAGCATCCGGATCGAGCTTTTCCAGAGGGATCAAACGATGATGGCAAGAATCATAACCACCTCTGGTACGGCAAAGGAAACACTCGAATCACAGATTAATGGGCTGAAACAAGCATTTGCTGCACAGAACCTTTCGGTGGATAGGATTGAAGTGACTCAGCAGCAGGCTCAGCAAGAACGATTCCTGAACAAGGATTCCGAGCAGCAGCAAAGACATTCAGACAGAGGGCAGCAAGAACAGAAAGACGAAAAAGGGGATTTTAATCTCTCCTTCGAAGAAGCACTGCTAAATACTGAAGCTTAGGAGATAGACAATGGTGAATACGATCAATTCTACTTATCTGCTGTCCAATCTTCAAAAGGACAGGAAAGCTGGTTCAGATATTCTCGGGAAAGATGATTT
It contains:
- a CDS encoding MotE family protein, giving the protein MAQKVEEKDSQEENKFHWFLMVVAIPSLFAIVIALVALSILGINIFETAKDIGGKIPFISQYVSEENQPSTDEFEKNIISLEAEIKDREAKMEQLQSKIDSKDTQLKRMELEKAQLQAQIEELTAIQEENKRAFREIVKTYETMSAKSAAPIISNMETSEAVKILTNIKPESLAAIMEKLPAEEAAKYTELLTNETNGN
- a CDS encoding flagellar hook-length control protein FliK translates to MEIGGLGFFNTIAAGKQPVADKTGKDGSFAGFMSTVLSGKTNSPAATEASKDGEKLEELGSLAELINVSDLLELEDGMKLLDMLNSDSGSLLNKALSQLGINNEELKLFIQKWSSADGVELTNASDEELLASIAALLTGIANQPADELTMKLDQSDVQALKALKLYELMSRYADGQNFKNSDSIKESLKSLGEALKDFLGTNNNNSNTDYLQKRFTQLAVDLNLASKKLFTEGNGFADPSSGLKTEGAPGTLGFLPQMTKAEQLMLTMNSPERPVSAEQLMKQFESILSKSHFMNSGGTQKLFIKLFPEHLGSIRIELFQRDQTMMARIITTSGTAKETLESQINGLKQAFAAQNLSVDRIEVTQQQAQQERFLNKDSEQQQRHSDRGQQEQKDEKGDFNLSFEEALLNTEA